ATCCGGCAGCCCGGAGTCCACACCCATACCGGCGCCACCGCTAATCAGGAGGCCGTCGGCCTCGCGAATCGCGGATGCCGCGCGGGCGGCCAATGCTGGTAATTCCACGGTGTGTCCTTTTGGTGGCTTTTGCGGTTTTTCTTTTGCGGATTTTTTATCGAGGGGTTTACTGGCTACCGGTTATACGTAGGGCACCGTGTCTGTATCAGGCCACAGCGCGCCACTGTTTCGGCGAACAGCCCACTTTGCGTTTGAACGCACGGGAAAAGGCCGCCAGTTCCGAGTAGCCGAGTATATCTGCGATGTCGCTCAGGGGCAGGGTGGTATTGCGGATGTATTTCATCCCCAGCTGAATCCGGATTTTGTCTGAGGCCTCGCGGAAATTGGTACCGAGTTCCTCGTGCAATCGGCGATGCAGGGTACGCCGTGACATATCCAGTGCCGCGGCCACATGGTCCAGCGAAAGGGTTCCCTGTTCGATGGCTTCCCGGGTGGTGTTCTGGAAGGTAGCTGCAAAGCCGCCCGCCAGTGACTGTTCGCTGATTTCAAGTGCCGACTTGAGCTGTCCGTAGTCGGAGCAGCCGGACACACCTTTGTCGCCGTTGGTTCTTTGCAAAAGTTCACTGGGAAAACACAGGCAGGAAAACTCCTGGCCGAACAGGACCGGGCAGCGGAAGAACTGCTTGTACGGCCGCACATCTTCCGGCTGTGCATGGTCGAACTGGACGCGGCTGGGCAGCCAGCCTGGTCCCAGCAATTGCCGGAGAATATTAAAGCCCAGCCCGACGGACAGCAGATGTTTCTGTTTAAGGTCCGGTGCGCCTTCGAGATCCACCGCGACCCGCCAGGTGGCAATCTCTTTCTCAACCTCGCAGATCGCCCGCGCGCCGTTGATATGCACCTTGAGATGGTCGCCGATATCGGCAATAGCCTGGCCAACCGTGGGGGCCTCGGCAGCGACGGCGCCAAGTAGCCCCATGGTGGTCAGCGGCTGCCTGCGCGCTACCAGCAGACCAAAGTGCGGCGTGCGGGTAGCCTCCGCCAACCTGTTCAGGGTATTGATCAGTGCGATATAGGGAATGCGGGCGTCGGGGTTGTACTCGCCTGCCGGTGGCAAGCCATTGCTACGAAAAATCGGTTCCGGGTCGACACCGAGTTCAAGCGCGCTTTCACGGATACCATCGAAGGAGGCGAGTCGAACGGAATGGGTGGTCATACGCGGCAAAACCTGTACCTGCATCTTCTCTTCTGCGTCGGAGCAAAATGCGCGCAGTGGCGAAAGGAGTCAAGTCTTGCCGGTCACGCTTCAGCCTGCGACCGGCTCGTCAGTGGTGGCTGTATCTGTCGCGGTATCCGCAACGCCGCTGCGGCAGATGACGCCGTGCAGGTCACCGCTACCGGTCAGCGCGGACATATTGCCAGGCAGCGCTTCGGAAAAGCGCACCGGGGTGATTTTTTCCGCGCGCTCGCGGTTGAACACCGGCGCCTTCGACCAGGCGTATTCACTCAGGGCGAGAATGGTCAGCGACGGATTGACCCCCAGGTTGCCGGGAATCAGTGAGCCGTCGATAACGCGCAGGTT
This is a stretch of genomic DNA from Microbulbifer bruguierae. It encodes these proteins:
- a CDS encoding AraC family transcriptional regulator, whose product is MTTHSVRLASFDGIRESALELGVDPEPIFRSNGLPPAGEYNPDARIPYIALINTLNRLAEATRTPHFGLLVARRQPLTTMGLLGAVAAEAPTVGQAIADIGDHLKVHINGARAICEVEKEIATWRVAVDLEGAPDLKQKHLLSVGLGFNILRQLLGPGWLPSRVQFDHAQPEDVRPYKQFFRCPVLFGQEFSCLCFPSELLQRTNGDKGVSGCSDYGQLKSALEISEQSLAGGFAATFQNTTREAIEQGTLSLDHVAAALDMSRRTLHRRLHEELGTNFREASDKIRIQLGMKYIRNTTLPLSDIADILGYSELAAFSRAFKRKVGCSPKQWRAVA